One Stigmatella aurantiaca genomic region harbors:
- the nagA gene encoding N-acetylglucosamine-6-phosphate deacetylase — MKRVLTGARLFTGERMLEGHVLVLDGARISAVLPASAAPADAEVVRLPSDAVLAPGFIDAQVNGAGGVLFNDTPTAEAALAIAAAVRRSGTTGVLPTFITDAKAPMQRACEAALEAVSRPASGVLGIHLEGPFISQERPGVHEPRFIRTPDTSDIEYLTALSGRLATLGGRVVLTLAPERVEDAVIRRLAASGMVVAAGHTAASYERTREALEAGLRGFTHLGNAMPPVNNRQPGPVLAGMDSESAWCGIILDGIHVHPALLRLLLKSKPSGKVFLVTDAMPPVGTDADSFTLYGHTILRRDGRLVTETGTLAGADIDMAMSVRNAVQLLGLSLEESLRMASLYPAFFLGLDEYVGRLASGYRADLTLLRPDFKVLATWVGGQDQWY, encoded by the coding sequence ATGAAACGGGTCTTGACGGGGGCACGGCTCTTCACCGGGGAGCGCATGCTCGAAGGGCATGTCCTGGTGTTGGATGGGGCGCGGATCTCCGCGGTGTTGCCGGCTTCGGCGGCGCCTGCGGACGCCGAGGTGGTGCGGCTGCCCAGCGACGCGGTGCTGGCGCCGGGCTTCATCGATGCCCAGGTCAACGGCGCGGGGGGCGTGCTGTTCAACGACACGCCCACGGCCGAGGCCGCCCTGGCCATCGCCGCGGCCGTCCGGCGCTCGGGCACCACCGGGGTGCTGCCCACCTTCATCACCGACGCGAAGGCCCCGATGCAGCGCGCGTGCGAGGCCGCCCTGGAGGCGGTGTCCCGGCCCGCCAGCGGCGTGCTGGGCATTCACCTGGAGGGCCCCTTCATCAGCCAGGAGCGCCCCGGGGTACACGAGCCCCGCTTCATCCGCACGCCGGATACCTCGGACATCGAGTACCTGACGGCGCTGTCCGGGCGCCTGGCCACCCTGGGCGGCCGCGTGGTGCTGACGCTGGCGCCCGAGCGGGTCGAGGATGCCGTCATCCGGCGCCTGGCCGCGTCGGGCATGGTGGTGGCCGCGGGCCACACGGCGGCCTCCTACGAGAGGACGCGCGAGGCGCTGGAGGCGGGCCTGCGGGGCTTCACCCACCTGGGCAACGCCATGCCCCCGGTGAACAACCGCCAGCCGGGCCCCGTGCTCGCCGGCATGGACTCCGAGTCGGCCTGGTGCGGCATCATCCTGGACGGCATCCACGTCCACCCGGCGCTGCTGCGCCTGCTCTTGAAGAGCAAGCCCTCCGGCAAGGTGTTCCTGGTCACCGACGCCATGCCGCCGGTGGGCACCGATGCGGACTCGTTCACGCTCTATGGGCACACCATCCTCCGCCGCGACGGACGGTTGGTGACGGAGACGGGGACGCTGGCCGGGGCCGACATCGACATGGCGATGTCGGTGCGCAACGCCGTCCAGCTCCTTGGCCTGTCGCTGGAGGAGAGCCTGCGCATGGCCTCGCTCTACCCGGCGTTCTTCCTGGGGCTGGATGAGTACGTGGGCCGGCTCGCCTCGGGCTACCGCGCGGACCTCACGCTGCTCCGGCCGGACTTCAAGGTCCTCGCCACGTGGGTGGGCGGCCAGGACCAGTGGTACTGA
- the gstA gene encoding glutathione transferase GstA, with protein MLKLYYASGSCSLSPHIALREAGVPFELDKVDLLRAKRLESGGTFTSVSEKGYVPALRLDTGELLTEGVAIVQYIADLRPGKKLAPPPGSFERVRLQEWLNFIATELHKGFAPLCAKQAPEDDKRLAREQLASRLTLLARGVADKPFLLGETFTVADGYAFYILRTWTRVMRGTLPVELAAYFDRLSSRPAVRQALQAEGFTVP; from the coding sequence ATGCTCAAGCTCTACTACGCCTCGGGTTCCTGTTCGCTCTCTCCCCATATCGCCCTGCGCGAAGCCGGCGTGCCCTTCGAGCTCGACAAGGTCGACCTCCTGCGGGCCAAGCGGCTCGAAAGCGGGGGCACCTTCACGAGCGTGAGCGAGAAGGGCTACGTGCCCGCCCTGCGCCTCGACACCGGTGAGCTGCTCACCGAGGGCGTGGCCATCGTGCAGTACATCGCGGACCTGCGGCCCGGGAAGAAGCTCGCCCCGCCGCCCGGCTCCTTCGAGCGGGTCCGGCTCCAGGAGTGGCTGAACTTCATCGCCACCGAGCTGCACAAGGGGTTCGCCCCCCTGTGCGCGAAGCAGGCCCCGGAGGACGACAAGAGGCTCGCGCGGGAGCAGCTCGCCTCGCGGCTCACCCTGCTGGCGCGGGGCGTGGCGGACAAGCCCTTTCTCCTGGGAGAGACCTTCACGGTCGCCGACGGCTATGCCTTCTACATCCTGCGCACCTGGACGCGGGTGATGCGGGGCACGCTGCCGGTCGAGCTCGCCGCCTACTTCGACCGGCTCTCGTCACGCCCCGCCGTGCGGCAGGCGCTTCAGGCCGAGGGCTTCACGGTGCCGTAG
- a CDS encoding SIS domain-containing protein, with translation MGNRDLAVNPPVAFVPAMAREAAQAADAAIRQVRECAGGFAELGARLRQRPPSFIVTCARGSSDHAASYGKYLLETTLGRAVASVGPSVASVYNTPLVLKDSLFIAVSQSGRSPDLLRLTEAARAAGALTVGFVNSEGSPLSTLCDVNFPLCAGPEQSVAATKSYILSGLAFLQLAAHWSQDAGLHEAVSRLPESLDAARALDWWPALSGLAEARSLFVLGRGSGLGAALEMALKFKETCRLHAEAFSTAEVSHGPLALVGPGFPVLALGQEDGSAEGTRSVVRRMVELGAEVRSVLEVPGAVPLPTVAGVPNAIAPLCQVQSFYMAVHQVATARRLDPDAPAHLRKVTETV, from the coding sequence CGCCATCCGGCAAGTCCGGGAGTGCGCCGGCGGCTTCGCCGAGCTGGGCGCGCGGCTGCGCCAGCGGCCTCCCTCCTTCATCGTCACCTGCGCCCGGGGCAGCTCCGACCATGCGGCCAGCTACGGCAAGTACCTGCTGGAGACGACCCTGGGGCGGGCCGTGGCCTCGGTGGGGCCCAGCGTGGCGTCGGTCTACAACACGCCGCTGGTGCTCAAGGACAGCCTCTTCATCGCCGTGTCGCAGTCCGGCCGCAGCCCGGACCTGCTGCGGCTCACGGAGGCGGCCCGCGCGGCCGGTGCCCTGACCGTGGGCTTCGTCAACAGCGAAGGCTCGCCCCTGTCCACGCTCTGCGACGTCAACTTCCCCCTGTGCGCGGGCCCCGAGCAGAGCGTCGCCGCCACGAAGTCCTACATCCTCTCGGGCCTCGCCTTCCTGCAGCTGGCGGCGCACTGGTCCCAGGACGCGGGCCTGCACGAGGCGGTCTCCCGGTTGCCGGAGTCCCTGGATGCGGCGCGCGCGCTCGACTGGTGGCCGGCGCTCTCGGGGCTGGCCGAGGCCCGGAGCCTGTTCGTGCTGGGGCGCGGCAGCGGCCTGGGCGCGGCCCTGGAGATGGCGTTGAAGTTCAAGGAGACCTGCCGGCTGCACGCCGAGGCCTTCAGCACCGCCGAGGTGAGCCACGGCCCGCTGGCGCTCGTGGGGCCGGGCTTCCCCGTGCTGGCGCTGGGGCAGGAGGACGGCTCGGCGGAGGGCACCCGGAGCGTGGTGCGGCGCATGGTGGAGCTGGGGGCGGAGGTCCGCTCGGTGCTGGAAGTCCCGGGGGCCGTGCCGCTGCCCACCGTGGCCGGGGTGCCGAACGCCATTGCCCCGCTGTGCCAGGTGCAGAGCTTCTACATGGCGGTGCATCAGGTGGCGACGGCGCGGCGGTTGGATCCCGATGCGCCCGCGCACCTTCGCAAAGTGACGGAGACGGTGTGA